A region of Necator americanus strain Aroian chromosome I, whole genome shotgun sequence DNA encodes the following proteins:
- a CDS encoding hypothetical protein (NECATOR_CHRI.G2687.T1), translated as MSEQLLLFAAFCGYSSYSSNFSPIAGDGRELIVHVRYNEGTRNPGVRTMRLLCVLLIAAHFRISLCQDENTSDIFDRSPEDVVGAGDFIGRTDEINEGSDSFAVSTAMIEPINEATTMPMLKQQEHTVEPLELTTRFDKNLNSSIQVLNIPSSADGTRPLPEEAMAADPFSLDEVTTTVKTSESPMVTPVVPIIHEEASTMHEVPLTHSIMMDTRMMTSMEPATTTMSATTESAPAVPTLEGRVLKEKEEELTTSIRDPTTDVHMGTETTETASVETTENQEIMETTSVSSATETTQNGGEPEEAHTHRAAVAIDAEVTTDASNSETTAFDTVASSTTEPPTTTTTFTTTTTTALDEDAAPFDQDKLSGLFEQDGSFIPEHLANPTSEPVFPRVELPEESTEIISDLRPKQNKSTSDQSSFSIDSQPTMIQVNDTTPAPTIPGLHLTDQLRPIVIQPIVTKTTINEVFHIARRLGLDSDDEHRSIPTQQSGAEGAPKHEDTTTSTTQGTTTEHIAVTTAEPLPEMTPMEMVTTTVSPMVEPKFETEVAIPAVPEPSPEPQPEPQPESPHEPHPETQPQPEPEQRTPEPEPERQPEPQPVPQPEPLPEPRPEPQPEPKPEPQPDVTPEHEPVPSVPAHRPETTSEPHPTSEPQPTPEVMLAPEPSEPHLEPTPEAMPAPEPKHHPEQTEPDNMPQNLKKAFFTMRIVSLEYMEDFADKSSGKYKKLCDQVIPQISVILKTIMGDNFVKFDVDSLMKGSVIVNGVIFTIDDIADAEDLATKIETAISANGSNLGQNEIDSRSITVNGIPSRAYIERVHSSYPQSSSPSPLLIGSIIAVGVLVILIVAFIVIAINNRRTNGTMKLKDDDLPRMETGKGSYSSPQTVSVNLMSYGNGTTTTPPNQGAMMTSLSVGPNEREVC; from the exons ATGTCGGAACAACTTTTGCTGTTTGCCGCATTTTGTGGCTATTCTTCTTACTCCTCTAATTTTTCTCCGATTGCTGGTGATGGCAGAGAACTTATAGTACACGTACGGTACAACGAGGGTACT AGGAACCCTGGTGTTCGCACAATGAGATTACTATGCGTTCTTCTCATAGCAGCACATTTTAGAA TATCACTGTGCCAAGATGAAAATACATCGGACATTTTTGATCGATCACCGGAAGATGTTGTCGGTGCAGGTGATTTCATTGGGCGAACAGATGAAATCAACGAAGG ATCAGATTCATTTGCGGTCAGTACGGCAATGATAGAACCGATTAATGAAGCCACTACTATGCCTATGCTCAAACAACAG GAGCACACAGTGGAACCGCTCGAACTCACCACTCGTTTTGACAAAAACCTAAACT CTTCTATTCAAGTGCTCAACATTCCTTCCAGTGCTGATGGAACGCGACCGCTGCCGGAAGAG GCTATGGCTGCCGATCCGTTCAGTTTGGATGAAGTGACGACTACGGTGAAAACTTCGGAGTCACCCATG GTAACTCCTGTTGTTCCAATAATTCATGAAGAGGCTTCAACCATGCATGAAGTTCCTCTAACACATAGCATTATGATGGATACCAGAATGATGACATCGATGGAGCCAGCGACGACGACAATGTCGGCTACGACTGAATCTGCGCCTGCTGTCCCAACTCTGGAAGGCAGGGttctgaaagagaaagaagaagag CTGACCACTTCAATTCGTGACCCTACAACTGACGTTCACATGGGGACTGAAACAACTGAGACTGCGAGCGTAGAAACTAccgaaaatcaagaaataatGGAAACTACCTCAGTGAGTTCGGCGACGGAAACAACACAAAATGGAGGCGAGCCCGAAGAAGCGCACACACACAGAGCGGCAGTTGCCATTGACGCGGAAGTTACCACTGACGCCT CGAACAGCGAGACCACAGCTTTCGACACTGTTGCTTCTTCAACGACGGAACCACCAACAACCACAACCACATTTACGACCACTACCACCACAGCTTTGGATGAAGATG CGGCACCGTTCGACCAAGACAAACTCTCTGGCTTATTCGAACAGGACGGTTCTTTCATTCCTGAACATCTCGCAAATCCG ACATCGGAGCCAGTTTTCCCGAGAGTCGAGTTACCAGAAGAGAGCACCGAGATCATCAGTGATTTGCGACCAAAACAA AACAAATCAACGTCGGACCAATCATCCTTCAGTATCGACTCGCAACCAACGATGATTCAAGTCAATGACACAACTC CTGCTCCCACTATTCCTGGACTACACCTCACTGACCAACTTCGGCCGATCGTTATACAACCTATTGTCACAAAAACGACCATCAACGAAGTATTTCACATCGCCCGACGACTGGGTTTGGATTCTGACGACGAACACCGTTCAATCCCTACTCAACAGTCAGGTGCTGAGGGTGCACCCAAGCACGAGGATACTACGACATCCACTACACAGGGAACGACTACGGAACACATCGCAGTGACGACTGCTGAGCCACTGCCTGAAATGACTCCCATGGAAATGGTGACGACTACGGTATCACCAATGGTAGAACCAAAATTCGAAACCGAAGTTGCAATACCAGCTGTACCTGAACCATCTCCCGAACCTCAGCCGGAACCTCAACCTGAATCTCCCCATGAACCACACCCTGAAACTCAACCTCAACCTGAACCGGAGCAGCGAACCCCTGAACCAGAACCTGAACGACAACCTGAACCACAGCCTGTACCACAACCTGAACCACTCCCCGAACCGCGACCTGAACCACAGCCGGAACCTAAACCGGAGCCTCAACCAGATGTTACACCCGAACATGAACCAGTCCCATCAGTTCCGGCACACCGTCCCGAAACTACCTCTGAACCTCATCCAACGTCGGAACCTCAACCAACCCCCGAAGTTATGCTTGCGCCAGAACCATCGGAACCTCATCTCGAACCAACCCCCGAGGCTATGCCCGCACCGGAACCGAAACATCATCCCGAGCAAACTGAACCCGATAACATGCCACAGAATCTTAAGAAGGCCTTCTTCACTATGCGAATCGTTTCCTTGGAATACATGGAAGACTTTGCGGACAAATCAAGTGGAAAATACAAGAAGCTCTGTGACCAAGTTATTCCACAG ATTTCGGTTATATTGAAAACGATAATGGGCGACAACTTCGTGAAATTCGACGTTGACTCGCTCATGAAGGGTTCGGTTATCGTCAACGGAGTCATTTTCACGATCGATGATATTGCCGATGCAGAAGACCTGGCTACCAA AATCGAAACTGCTATCAGCGCCAACGGATCCAATTTAGGCCAAAACGAAATTGATTCGAGGAGTATTACTGTGAACG GCATTCCCTCTCGAGCATACATTGAACGAGTTCACTCTTCTTATCCTCAAAGCTCATCTCCGTCACCTCTTCTCATCGGCTCAATTATAGCTGTTGGTGTACTCGTTATACTCATAGTTGCCTTCATAGTGATCGCG
- a CDS encoding hypothetical protein (NECATOR_CHRI.G2687.T2) encodes MRLLCVLLIAAHFRISLCQDENTSDIFDRSPEDVVGAGDFIGRTDEINEGSDSFAVSTAMIEPINEATTMPMLKQQEHTVEPLELTTRFDKNLNSSIQVLNIPSSADGTRPLPEEAMAADPFSLDEVTTTVKTSESPMVTPVVPIIHEEASTMHEVPLTHSIMMDTRMMTSMEPATTTMSATTESAPAVPTLEGRVLKEKEEELTTSIRDPTTDVHMGTETTETASVETTENQEIMETTSVSSATETTQNGGEPEEAHTHRAAVAIDAEVTTDASNSETTAFDTVASSTTEPPTTTTTFTTTTTTALDEDAAPFDQDKLSGLFEQDGSFIPEHLANPTSEPVFPRVELPEESTEIISDLRPKQNKSTSDQSSFSIDSQPTMIQVNDTTPAPTIPGLHLTDQLRPIVIQPIVTKTTINEVFHIARRLGLDSDDEHRSIPTQQSGAEGAPKHEDTTTSTTQGTTTEHIAVTTAEPLPEMTPMEMVTTTVSPMVEPKFETEVAIPAVPEPSPEPQPEPQPESPHEPHPETQPQPEPEQRTPEPEPERQPEPQPVPQPEPLPEPRPEPQPEPKPEPQPDVTPEHEPVPSVPAHRPETTSEPHPTSEPQPTPEVMLAPEPSEPHLEPTPEAMPAPEPKHHPEQTEPDNMPQNLKKAFFTMRIVSLEYMEDFADKSSGKYKKLCDQVIPQISVILKTIMGDNFVKFDVDSLMKGSVIVNGVIFTIDDIADAEDLATKIETAISANGSNLGQNEIDSRSITVNGIPSRAYIERVHSSYPQSSSPSPLLIGSIIAVGVLVILIVAFIVIAINNRRTNGTMKLKDDDLPRMETGKGSYSSPQTVSVNLMSYGNGTTTTPPNQGAMMTSLSVGPNEREVC; translated from the exons ATGAGATTACTATGCGTTCTTCTCATAGCAGCACATTTTAGAA TATCACTGTGCCAAGATGAAAATACATCGGACATTTTTGATCGATCACCGGAAGATGTTGTCGGTGCAGGTGATTTCATTGGGCGAACAGATGAAATCAACGAAGG ATCAGATTCATTTGCGGTCAGTACGGCAATGATAGAACCGATTAATGAAGCCACTACTATGCCTATGCTCAAACAACAG GAGCACACAGTGGAACCGCTCGAACTCACCACTCGTTTTGACAAAAACCTAAACT CTTCTATTCAAGTGCTCAACATTCCTTCCAGTGCTGATGGAACGCGACCGCTGCCGGAAGAG GCTATGGCTGCCGATCCGTTCAGTTTGGATGAAGTGACGACTACGGTGAAAACTTCGGAGTCACCCATG GTAACTCCTGTTGTTCCAATAATTCATGAAGAGGCTTCAACCATGCATGAAGTTCCTCTAACACATAGCATTATGATGGATACCAGAATGATGACATCGATGGAGCCAGCGACGACGACAATGTCGGCTACGACTGAATCTGCGCCTGCTGTCCCAACTCTGGAAGGCAGGGttctgaaagagaaagaagaagag CTGACCACTTCAATTCGTGACCCTACAACTGACGTTCACATGGGGACTGAAACAACTGAGACTGCGAGCGTAGAAACTAccgaaaatcaagaaataatGGAAACTACCTCAGTGAGTTCGGCGACGGAAACAACACAAAATGGAGGCGAGCCCGAAGAAGCGCACACACACAGAGCGGCAGTTGCCATTGACGCGGAAGTTACCACTGACGCCT CGAACAGCGAGACCACAGCTTTCGACACTGTTGCTTCTTCAACGACGGAACCACCAACAACCACAACCACATTTACGACCACTACCACCACAGCTTTGGATGAAGATG CGGCACCGTTCGACCAAGACAAACTCTCTGGCTTATTCGAACAGGACGGTTCTTTCATTCCTGAACATCTCGCAAATCCG ACATCGGAGCCAGTTTTCCCGAGAGTCGAGTTACCAGAAGAGAGCACCGAGATCATCAGTGATTTGCGACCAAAACAA AACAAATCAACGTCGGACCAATCATCCTTCAGTATCGACTCGCAACCAACGATGATTCAAGTCAATGACACAACTC CTGCTCCCACTATTCCTGGACTACACCTCACTGACCAACTTCGGCCGATCGTTATACAACCTATTGTCACAAAAACGACCATCAACGAAGTATTTCACATCGCCCGACGACTGGGTTTGGATTCTGACGACGAACACCGTTCAATCCCTACTCAACAGTCAGGTGCTGAGGGTGCACCCAAGCACGAGGATACTACGACATCCACTACACAGGGAACGACTACGGAACACATCGCAGTGACGACTGCTGAGCCACTGCCTGAAATGACTCCCATGGAAATGGTGACGACTACGGTATCACCAATGGTAGAACCAAAATTCGAAACCGAAGTTGCAATACCAGCTGTACCTGAACCATCTCCCGAACCTCAGCCGGAACCTCAACCTGAATCTCCCCATGAACCACACCCTGAAACTCAACCTCAACCTGAACCGGAGCAGCGAACCCCTGAACCAGAACCTGAACGACAACCTGAACCACAGCCTGTACCACAACCTGAACCACTCCCCGAACCGCGACCTGAACCACAGCCGGAACCTAAACCGGAGCCTCAACCAGATGTTACACCCGAACATGAACCAGTCCCATCAGTTCCGGCACACCGTCCCGAAACTACCTCTGAACCTCATCCAACGTCGGAACCTCAACCAACCCCCGAAGTTATGCTTGCGCCAGAACCATCGGAACCTCATCTCGAACCAACCCCCGAGGCTATGCCCGCACCGGAACCGAAACATCATCCCGAGCAAACTGAACCCGATAACATGCCACAGAATCTTAAGAAGGCCTTCTTCACTATGCGAATCGTTTCCTTGGAATACATGGAAGACTTTGCGGACAAATCAAGTGGAAAATACAAGAAGCTCTGTGACCAAGTTATTCCACAG ATTTCGGTTATATTGAAAACGATAATGGGCGACAACTTCGTGAAATTCGACGTTGACTCGCTCATGAAGGGTTCGGTTATCGTCAACGGAGTCATTTTCACGATCGATGATATTGCCGATGCAGAAGACCTGGCTACCAA AATCGAAACTGCTATCAGCGCCAACGGATCCAATTTAGGCCAAAACGAAATTGATTCGAGGAGTATTACTGTGAACG GCATTCCCTCTCGAGCATACATTGAACGAGTTCACTCTTCTTATCCTCAAAGCTCATCTCCGTCACCTCTTCTCATCGGCTCAATTATAGCTGTTGGTGTACTCGTTATACTCATAGTTGCCTTCATAGTGATCGCG